AaatcacaaaagaaaagtaGCAAAGGAGGGCTTTTTCAATAACCTTTTGTGATAAAGTATTCTCTCTATCAACTGTAATTCATCATTGTGTATGAACTCACCTGTAGCCGAAGACTGCTTTGAATGGACAATAGGTATTTTCTCAGCCTGCTGCAGTCCTGATGATGTATTTTTGTGCCTTCCTTTTAGCAACTTGCTTCACATGGGCTATTTGACGTGCATGTAAAGGCTACTGGAGATTATCATATTGATGATCATCATACCAATGAAGATGTCGCCCTTGCACTTGGAACAGTAAGCATCCAAGTTTctgttttgaaaattctttcTGTGTTTAGTCTCAGGTAGCTGAACTTTGGATTGCATTAAGCTTTATATGCTCTTTGTTTGATTGAATTGTGTCAATGATTTATTAACCTGCTGTCTCTGTGTTACTAAATTAGTCAGTTGAGAATTGGTTTTACCATACCACAATTTGATATGTTGAGTAAAATGAGTGTTTTGTTTTCTAAGTGGCATTCCAGCGATGGTCCTTTCGTTGGTTCCGTGCATGTGAGATTGCACTTGCTTTTCAGGTATATTTTAACTGAAATGGAGATCTTGTACTTATTGTGCTCATTCAGGCTTTGCTGCAAGCACTGGGTGATAGAAAAGGAATCAACCGGTTTGGTGACTTCTCTGCTCCACTGGATGAAGCACTTATACATGTTGCACTGGTATGATACCTGGAATGTCTCagtcttgttttctttctttatgaTGTATTGAGCGAGTCTGAGTTCATCTTACTTCGATGTATTAGAAATAACCGACACACTCAATACGATATGCTTCAATTTATTGTATCCTTATCTATATAAAGGATACCTTAGCAGGATACCTATTTTGACATGAAGAAAAATCTGGACTTGATGTTGATGTGAATGATTTACATCCAAGTGAAACACTGTGGTCGATTATCACTTGTCGACATGAAGCCTAAAGCAcatttgagatttcttatgAAACTGAATTCTTGCCTGCTTATAGTATTATAGTCGAATAACTTGTGTTATTCAATGAAGATTAAATGAATTGAACATCCACCTtgaattggtgaattttcatacAACTTAAGTAGTGAAAACAAGTTGAGTAAAGAGTTTATTCTGGGTGGAAGAAATGTCTAACGTTAATAAGGAAATAGCGGTTGAAAAGTGCAGAAGCGATATAGCCTTCTCGCATAATGTGACTTTCAGCTCTTGCCAGATAAGAAAAATGAGCTATATTTTCAATTTGTGTTATGCGCAAATATTAAAGCATAGTTGACATGAGCAGAGTTATTCCTGTTAAACAACGCCGACCCAGACCCTTGCTCTTCAGATAGACCGCTCCCATAAACTTAGGTAGAGACAGTGGCATGTCTATAAAGTAATTTTTTACTGACCTAGAAGTACTGGTTTCCCTTGAGTGCTGTTGCTGACCTCAGCATTGTTTACTTTTGCTCCTGTTCGATGTTTTGTTATATGTAATTAACCTATTGTAAATTTGTGATTCTATTGCAGGACTTATCTGGGAGGCCGCATCTGAGTTTTGATCTACAGATACCTACTGAGAGAGTTGGAACTTATGACACTCAGGTAGCCTGCTCAAGTTGTTGGCTCTGATGTGTGGGCTGGTATTCTTTACATATTTAATTTACAGTGTCATATCAGTATAAGATTTTGATCTAGGctgttctatttttatatgtgtgtgtgtgtttgtctTCATAATTGTTTCTTGAGTAGAGTGTACTGTTCTTCTGTCAATATGATGACTTTTTGGAGCTTACTTTTCGTATTGGCATCAAATAGTGGTGTATACAACTACTCTTCACGTTATGGCTCAAGTTTTAGTATGCGATGTTAGATTCTGTGTCCTTATTTTTCTATTGAACATCTCTCCACTTATATGATATTCTTCTCTCCACTTGTATGATATTCTAATTCAAGAATGGAATTGTTTGGTCCTAGCTGGTGGAGCACTTCTTTCAATCATTGGTCAATACCTCTGGAATGACATTACATATTCGGCAGGTAAGATCACTGAATATTTTCTTGCCAGGGAAACTTTGATAGTAATTAGGCAGTTTTATTTAAAGAGATATTCTTTCTTTGATTGCTAATTTCACAACTGTCCGCAGTCCATGAAGTTGTGCCTGTTTTATTACTTTGTTCAGAAATGGCCtatcatgtgatgttactttATATCATCTGCAGATATAATTTTAGGACTATGATTTTCAGCTTGGTTATCTATTCACATATTGAATCTTTAACCTATGATTTGCATGGCAACAGCTTGCTGGAAAAAATTCTCATCATATCATCAGGGAATTTTAGTACTATGGTTTTCAGCTTGGATATCTATTGACGTCCTGAACCTTAACCTATAAATTTGCATGGAAACAGCTTGCTGGAAAAAATTCTCATCATATCATCGAGGCAACATTCAAGGCTTTCGCAAGAGCTCTTAGGCAAGCAACAGAATGTGATTCACGTCGTCATGGAAGTGTGCCAAGGTAGGAATTGTTATTCTTTAAAGAATtatctgatttttcttttccagcCTTTGGATCTTCAACTATCTCCATCGCTTAGATCATAGAGGGAAAACTTAAAAACCGGACATGGATGGGAAGTATCATCACTGTCAGGAAATTATCATGGTTTCAAGTGAACAGTTACTTGTATAGATATTCCTTCATGTACCTTAAAATTGTAGACTTTATTTGCCAACCATAATGAGAAAGTGGGTAGATAATGTTGATTTTTCTTGAGCAACTTGCTGGTTAGAGAAACTTATAAATTACTGAAGTAGAACTTGAATGATTCTCCATGAGCAAATTAGTGGAATGTTTAGGAGTGTGATAAATGAATCTATATGACAAAATCTAAGGTTACCACTGTTGGGTGTTGGTTTCGAGGTTTGGCCTTGGTAGCGAAACAACTTGGCGTGTTATTTTATTTAGCCAAACAAATCTTCAAACTGTTTGAAGTCGGAAAAGTGTACGCTTACAAAACTCAAACAACTTTTTCCTGATTGCAGCTCGAAAGGAGTTCTATCACGGACTTGAACTTACAGTAAGGCAAATGGTGGATCATGGTCCTTGCTTCCTGGAATATTGCTAAGATGGAGGGTTATCTCATATTTTTCAGTTTCCTTCTCCAAGCATTGATTGGCAATGAAGGCACAGATGATGATCTTTTGGACCTGGAGATTGGTTGGAGACTTGGTTGTGAACtaagctatttttttttttttttccgtaaaTTAATCAATGTTGTATCACGTGTTACAATACAAGGGACTAAAACAAGGTTTCTGAAACAATCCTGTTGGGAGGCCCTTTACTTGAAAAGCCCTCCAAAATGTAAGGTTTTGTATCATCCTGGAATTCTTTAGAACTTTGGGATGTAGCAAAGATCATATTTTGGTTTTTTGTATTGTCACCAGGTTATATGCTTTTCATGACACTCTTGTTCCGTCCTTGCTTGTTAGTTTTATCATGCGAACTACTTTATTTTGAATTGGCATTTGGCATAATCCAACAGAAAATAGGGATAATTTAGTTTCTATCTTGTTGCTCTTTGTCAATGGATTAGCGGAGAGAAACACTAATGACGctcttgattaatttttttttttcaagtttttgttatTCGTTTTCCAACTAGTAGCAGGCATTCTTAATATGGCAGCCAAacagagtttttggaaacttaATTTATAACAATATGGAAACCAAATTAAtgttttttggaaaattaatgTATAACAGATCCTAACATGTACAACCAACAGAAAACACCTGCAAAATTATATGAGCAGGAAAAAAGAATCAACAAAGCTAAGGCTCATCATGTTTGACATCTCATCCacaattatgtaaaataaatcAGGAAGTTGCTCACTTTACAAGAACTCTTCCGCAGTGTTTAAATCACCTAAAATCTCAGACTTGATTTCCTCTGGCAGAGGTGCAGACGGGCCTGCTCTAGAGTAAAAGTTTGCCAAAGCTCTTATTGCTTTCTCAAGCATGGCATACGATTCCTGCAAGTATCAAGGATATGATATCAGCAGAGGCTGCAGAGTCGGTAAACAAGGTAATGTAGTTAACATGCTTTCTTCCAGTCCACACTTTTGCTTTGAAGGAAGTAGATTATTGTCAAATAACAAAGTCTTAGCTTGGCATTTCATACTGTGTCAATGTTTAACAGATTGTGAGCTTTGAGGGACTGCTATTTGCTTTGCTTTCTCTTACTGAAGTAGTAAAAACGGTTTACTCTCTCTATAGGTATATTCATGATACGTATACGATTGAGCTCGGAATGAATACTAAGGCCAGGATACTCAAAGAAGAACTGCAATTCTGCATTTCAAAAGTTCTAAACTTTGTTTCGAGATTCTCTCTTTAGGACATCGATTTTACGATGACAAATCTAGCTGCTAAATCAACCTGGTGTTGCACATTCTGCAATTCTTTTCCTCATAATCAATTGGCAAAAGGAATGTACCTCATTTATGACCGCCTTTTGCCCTTTCCAATTATTTATATAGTCTCGAATTGCCTCCTTTGCTGCATCTGCAGTTCTTCTGAACTGTACCATATCCTTGGGATCTTCCTTCAGCGATTCACGCAATGTCTTGACCACATCTCTTGCTGAGTTCAAGTATGCTTTTGGCAACACCTTCCCAGACTTTGTTTTCTCATTGGGATCCAACAAGGATTTTATGGCTCCGACCACACCTTCATCCTTATCCTCCGGAGAATTTGATTCCTCTTCAGCCCAAGCTGGTGATGGTGTTAATACCCAATTCAGCATTACACATGACGCTATTGAAATTCCACCACATCTTAAAACAAGCTCGCGACGAGATGACGCTCCTTCACATGATAATCTATCGAAGCACCAGGAGCGCAACTGATCTGTTATGTCACAGAAGACGGCTAAGTGTCATGACAATCATCCAGAATACGGAGCCCTATGCATCACTTGGAAGCAAATACTTAGTAGATTTCCAAGACGGGAAATAACCACCATGAGTTTGCTATAGAACACCAGTGTTTAGTCTGTCCAAAATTTGAGCATCTATATGAAGAAAATATCAACAAAATTAACTCATATTATTCCCAAAAGAGTGGCATTTCAGTTCAATATCTTGAACAAATATACGGGACAACAGCATTTTCCTGGAAATCAATCATGATGATCCATCTTAAAATAATCTCTTCATTAACATAAGAATTTATTGAGGTGCCTATACAAGAACATACAGGTAACTTACTCTCGCCTGAAGCTTTATGTCTCCCAGTTGAATGTGGCATAGTAGGAAGCAACATCTTTACTGAAGTTAAAGAAGCCAttattgttcttcaatttcctAAAGCTTTTGAGCAGCTAAATGCAATGCTTTAGACACCAATGCAGCAGCAGAAGAACCAACTTCCTGAATCATTCCATCCCATAAGGCTTGCACCTTCAAtatatcaacaaaaaaaaaagaatttatatGATTAGTCTTTCATTCTACATATCTGGAATTTGAAATTATACCAGAGCAAGTCAAATTGCCATTCTAAAATCAACTGGGCATGCACTAGGTacacgcaaaaaaaaaaaaaaaaaaaaaaaatcaagagctGATCGAAAGTATTATAACCAATAATGATTGCACAACTACAAGAACAAAATTATAATGTGCAGAAAAGACAGACATGCAGTTTTTGCTTACCCTTGCTTGTTTCAGACAAACTTCTTGAAGGATTTCAGGAGCTTCCACAGTTCCAATCGTTTCAATTTATCCGATCAGGGATACTTTAGGAAATATGGATAAATACTGAGGGTAGTCACGTCATTGCGCAGTAATGGTGCGTTTGTACCGAATAATTCACCCGAATGGGAGGGTATTTAAGGAATATAGGGAAACCGTGGAGGGCTAACAGGTCATTTGACGATCACGACTAGGGTTTACAGTACTCCAGCACTCTTTTAAACCTTCTCAGTAGCAGCCTTCAAAAGCAAACCCTAGTGCCCATCCTTCACTTTCTTCTGTCTCGGAGCGAAAAAACCAGGAGctgaaaaacgaaaaaaaagctCAGAGGAGTACTCCAAAGACCCTAACAATGGTGAGTCGGCTGCTTATCAATTGATCGGACTCACTTCGATCCAGTCTTGCGTTTGAGTTGACTcggttttctttttctaatttaatTTTAGTGGTGTAAAATGTGTAGGCTCTGGTGGCGAATGAGGAATTCCAGCACATTCTGCGTATCCAGAACACCAACGTGGATGGGAAGCAAAAGGTGATGTTCGCTCTCACCTCGATCAAAGGTATCGGTCGCCGTTTCGCTAACATCATCTGCAAAAAGGCCGATGTCGACATGAACAAAAGGTTAGCTCCGTTCTGCTCTGTAGTTTTTTTCTCGGTTTCTTTTCGTGCTGTTTTCTCGTTAACTAGTTTTTTCCGATTGATTTGGGAATTGCGGTCCTTGTTAGGTTTGCGTCTATGATTTGTTTATGCTGAAATCATTATTGTAATTATGCTAAGCGGAATTATAGGTTGTTGCAGTCATTTCTTGTGAACAGGATGACAGTTTCCTCTGATTAGGCACTTATAAATATGTTTGTTTTCTGTTTATTGGGGACGAAATTTTATAGTTTTGTTGGTGAATATGTAGAAATGCACATGTTTTTGGTTATCTAAGTTTCACGAGAAGTCCCCCATGTACTGAGTGATTTTTCTAAGTTGATTTGTGCGTGTTTACTATGTTACTTGGTTTCATTTTGTAATCCTACAGTCTTTGACGTGATTTATACGTTTTTCTCATTGTCATTTCTGTTAATAGGAGGTTAAATTTGGCTCATTTTTGGTTTTGCACCTATATAGGCTGTAGACAGATTGATGGGCACGCTGTTCCCTAGAAAAACACACGCAGGCTCACTTTCATTGATAAATTCTGTTGAATATCAATGTGGCCTTGAAATGCTGTAGTATTTTAATGCATCTGGAAGTTGGTGTATTGCATTCAGTGTTTTTAAATTGTTTCAGAACTGATCGCTTTGGTTGTAGAGTTATTGACAAGCTATGGTATCTTCTGTAAGATAGgaggttttatttgttttgttagTTTGGTCTTCTAGTGGTTTGAACCATGATCTTCATATGCTGATTAGAGTTTGTAATATTCTGCTCTGATTTTAAATGGCAGAGCTGGTGAGCTTTCTGCTGCTGAAATAGATAACTTGATGACCATTGTGGCCAACCCTCGCCAGTTCAAGATCCCAGACTGGTTCCTTAACAGGCAAAAGGATTACAAGGATGGAAAGTACTCTCAGGTTGTCTCCAATGCTCTGGACATGAAGCTGAGGGATGaccttgagcgcctgaagaaGATCAGGTAGGTTTTACTGTTACTGTTATTGCTATGTTGATTTTCATGCTTCTGTTATGGTTAGATGAAATTGATTATTCCTTCACTTTTTAAGGAGGATGGGGATTTCATATTTTCTATTAGAACTCAATTGGTGAATGTCAACCCAGATAACTAGTTAATGAAACACTGATGGTTTTATGTGATCTACGGACCACTAGTCTATTCTTTGGTGCACTTTTGTGTTGCTAACCTAAATAAATGGGTGGTTATTTCAATTGCTTCTTGAAATATTGTTAAGTAGATTTTGTTACCTGAGTTACCTCTGTGCATGTTTGGCTCTTTCAACTCTGTTGGGCTTTTGCATTGTGCTGATGATGAtgcatgtactcttgaatgccAGGAACCACCGTGGTCTCCGACATTACTGGGGTCTCCGGGTGCGTGGACAGCATACCAAGACCACAGGAAGAAGGGGCAAGACTGTTGGTGTCTCCAAGAAGCGTTGAACATGGATATTTTATTTTAGGACCTTGCAGTCGAgttatgattattttttttttttttacttcgtGTTCTTAAACTTTACTATGTGTTTCCATAGAGTAACAAATTATGGAACTTAGAAAATTTTGTGGCTCAAGAATTCTTGCTTGTGAAAGATAATGCAATCGATGTTTGAGAAGTTGGTGAATCTATGCAGGGTGCCTCGTTTGGGCGTTGATAACTATCTCTGGTAGCGAAATTGTTTTGTTTATATGATTGAAGCTATCTCCGGTAGTGAAGAAGTTTTATCTATATGGTTGAAGCTATCTCCGGTGGTCTACGATTTATATGAGGAGGTTATCTGTTCGTTTTGGTAGGAATGATCTAGAGAATTTGATGTTAAAGGTGAAAAATCTTTTGGTGCCACGCGGGGTCATTTTGTTCTGTTGCACAAAATTGTGAAGATGCTCTTTCGAATTGATAACGTCTGAAGCTGATGTTCTTCGAGACTTCCATGGTGAAACTAAAATTTGCGAGTGCCTGGCCTTCTGATTGCGCACTTGTCAATTGTTATTACAAACGATCTGCTCTTTTCCCGGGCCGAATTTGCTCTCGGTGGGCATTTGTTGCGTGCTTCCATCACCGAAGAAAGCTGTGCCTCGCCTTACTAGGGGGGTTTAGAGGGCTCAGCCTGGACTGTGGAAAACATGCAGCCATCAATGATTAGTAAATTAGAAATTAAGAGTAAGAGCTTTAGTAATTAGAAATTTTGAATAAGAGCATTAGTACATTTCTTATTCTCCTGTAACTAATCAACTCCGTTTGGTTGGTTAATAGACGTTTGAGAATCTAATTGAGGGTTAATGTGGATATCGATGTTGGGTTGTGTCTTGCGACTTCTTATAAATCCACCAGATATTGTGGTTAATGCACATAAACGAAAACCAATTAAAGCAGAAATTTGCGGATTGCTTGACCTGTAATGAACAGTTGTTACGCATGCAAGTCTACTCTCCTCGTATTCTTGTTCTCAATGGTCTTCCCCTCCTTCTAGCGGTGGCTACGGTTGAGCTTTGAACTGGAAACCGGATTGAAATCGGTTCGTCAAGTTTTGCTGAACTAGAATTGGAATCAGATTTTGAAGATGGGAATCGTAACCAAAAGTTCATGTTCATCCAAAATTTGAACCGAAATTGGTGATTTCGACTTGTTTAAATCGTCTGAACAATCATTTGTCATCTAAATTTATTCATCTAATTTATAGTTTAATATTATTAAACAGCGTTTAAATATTAACAGTTTCAATTATAATCCAACAATTCATTGTTTCATttcattaataaatttatatctTGTAGCTAAAATAAATCCAACACCTATCTAATTTAATCAGTAATAAgatttttttcataaattttgcatcatttttcttttttcttggacTTGACAAAACaataaaggttttttttttccccttcactATCATAGCTGTCTGTCTCTATATGAGGCCCGGTTCAAGTTCTATCCTTTAGAATGACCAAAATCGGGGGTCCTTAAACCGGAATCTGCGGTTCTGAAAATGTAGCCACGTGTACTTTCTTCCACAATATACTTCAATGCATAAGCCCCTTCAGGCACACGAACACGCGCAGTATCAAATTCCGGCTGTCTTCTAACCAGCTTTTCTAGCTTCCCCCGTGAGCATGGCCGGAGGAAACCCTCCGAAACAACCTTCAAACAAGCCACCCAATCCTCCACCACCCTCATCCCACCGCAACAAATCCCACAGGGAATCCTCCGCCACCACCACTCCCTCTAATAAAAAACCCTCCACCTCCGAACCCGGTAAACCAAAACCCAGCTCAAATAATCCCAAACCCCCAACCCCGAAACCCAAACCAAATAATTACACCAATAAACCATCTCCAAAACCCTCTTACCCATCTCCCAATCCCGACCAGAATCGGCACTCCAAGCTTCCCCCTTTCCCTTTCCTGGACCCACCTCCACCACCTGCTTATGGATACCACTTGCTGGACCGCCGAACTATTGTCTTGGCCGACGGCTCCGTCCGGTCTTATTTAGCTTTACCACCGGATTATCAGGATTTTACTTCATTGCCACATCTCGCGCGAATTCCGAGGGCCGGGTATCACGTTTGATAGGAAAATCCCGATGAGCCCGGATTTTCGTGGGCCTGAATTTCGGCCTGAAGTGGGTGGAAGGGGTGATGGGTTCATGAGGAGTTGGAGCCAGGAGCATAGAACTTTGGGTTTTGAGGGGCGGGGAAATGGACCTGGAATGGTTGAAGGGCCCCGGCCAGGAATTGGGCCCGGTAACTTGACTAAGAGAAAGTTTGGAGATGAGGAAAGAGAAGGGAGAGATGGTTTTGAGAGGCAAAGGCAACAGCTTTTGCAGTATGGGAAGGCGGATGGAAACTTAGGCGGGATGCCGGGGGCAAGTAGAGGGTATATGGGAAAAGGGGAGGAAATGAGGGCTGCGAAGTATATGAGGACCGATGAAGTTAATGTAGGTAAACTTAAGCATAATGGGATTGATCAAGTTGCGTTAAAGAAAGCGTTTTTGCATTTTGTGAAGATTATTTATGATGATCCAAATCAGAAGAAGAAGTACTTGGCAGATGGAAAGCAAGGTTCTTTGAAGTGTATTGCTTGTAAAAGGTTTGCCATTAGgatcttttttctattttcaataTCTAGGTTATTTCTGGTTTTGTTTTCACTGATACTGTTTTGAACTCTATGGTTGTATAACTGACTAAATTGTGTATGCTAGCTAAATTGCAGGTTTTAATTGCTTCATGCTGCTAGGGTTTTAGGACATTGAgataaaaacacttttttagttctttttgttgtgtgcagaGATGGTCTTTGAACAATGTATTTTGTCATTAGGAGGTTCTTTAATTACCCAGAGTAGTTGTTGGTGGATGAGGAATTCAAATTTATTGCACATGCTAGCATGTAAAATGTCAGAGGAAAATTTCCTTGAACATGGAGCAGCCATGAGTTGGATTTGATATCATCAATCTTTGTACTTTTGTAGTTTGCGTTTCTTAAGGTCTCTTCATGATTATAATGGTGGGTattcagaagaagaagaatatgtTACCATAGACGGTTTTTTACCCTTGGTGTTTATGAATGAAATCATTCATTCCTTTTTCATAAAATCCAGCGTATCATAGCAATCAATTAGTATCTTCAAAAGATATTGTCCATGAGCTTCTTCCTTGAGTTTAACTTGGGAAGTTTCGTCTCATAGCAATTGCTGATCTCTGATACTCATGCATAGGTATTTTGTGGTAATTGGATATATGTTTTATATGTGCTAGCGTGTTTTTCTGTAAATGGGAATAtcagtttttatttttccccaCCACAAGCGACaacattttaattttgttcatttAAAAGCGAAATGATGCAGTTCATAAAATTAACATCAGTTTGAGGCGTTTGAGTTAACCTACAATTCACCAGTTGAATGGGTGATGTTTTCTTGAGCCTTGTTAATTCTATATGCTTAAATTCAAAAATATAGAgaaggaaaagattagggtGCGGTTGATCTGAATATTAGTAGGACTTTGGTGATGGTTATTAGCCCAACTGTGATAGTATCTATAGTTGACCAAGCTTTTCTTGTAAGTTGTCCATTGAGGCTGATGGAGGCAGTTTCAGGAGTTTAGGAGACTTCTGGGTGTTGAAAACCTTAtgtcttctttttcttgattGCCTGTGGCATTTTGAAATCTTTTTTTACAGCTTCTGCATATAGCAATCATGGTGGTATTTCTTAACCTAATGCTTTAGACTTCTCCAAATTCAGTCAAAGGTAATCATCTATACCCAGATCAATTTGTGTATTGTGGGAAAATGAAGATTGGTTGCTTGGGTTGGTCAACGTGGATAGTGATCTCTCTAGATTGAGTGGTTTTTGCCATGTTAAATGGCTAGAGTTAAGTTTTTTCTTGATTGTTGCATCTGAAGGTAGTTTTTGGGCCTTTTTTTTAAGTATTTAAGCCTGGTGGAAGTAGTTTGTTTTTAATcaatttattatcattttatttgaGTTAATGCATCAATGTCAAGACTAgaaggattttttttccctgcCTGTGATAGCAGAAACTTCTTGAATGGGTCATCATCTAGTAATCTAGTGGAGATGTCTAATATTTTGAGCTCCTCATGTAAATTAAACCTTTTATGTATTTTCATTCTCTACTGAGTGTCTTATTTGTCTTCAAATAACACTGTGTCCCATAATGGATCATGATGGTGGAGAAAGAAGGATACAATGGGACACATTATTCCCCAGATCAATGCACTCCTTTCAGTTCTTTGTGAATAAAAGTTTGATGATAGACTCACTTATAGGTTGTAATGGAGCTAGGTTGTAATGAAATAATTACAAATGAGAGCTTGTTGAAATatgtttttatgaattttctgggCAACAGACTTTTATTTTCCAAGTTGAACTGTTGAACTTCCCCTCGAACATGTCAACgaagttgctttttttttttttttgggcttccAAAATGTTTTCATGTTTTACCCATCATCACAGAAGATTTACTTTGATGATGCCCATTTATTTAGCATTTTGGTACTTGATTTTAGATTAGGGGCAAAGGGGGGCTTTGTTTTGCTTTAGATCAGTTGTATTTTAGGTAATTGAGTTTAAAAAGAAATGGTAGAGATTTCAGTTAAGAGCTCCC
This Coffea arabica cultivar ET-39 chromosome 3e, Coffea Arabica ET-39 HiFi, whole genome shotgun sequence DNA region includes the following protein-coding sequences:
- the LOC113738253 gene encoding imidazoleglycerol-phosphate dehydratase 1, chloroplastic-like isoform X1, which codes for MELSVAPRRYLVRSPSASSSSHLQQPKATRINLSKPAFISFPTQIFSVFYKSSYHPIQNRPFTPLSMDPPRIITQASENENGSPLTSSQMGRVGEVKRVTKETNVFIKVNLDGNGVAENATGIPFLDHMLDQLASHGLFDVHVKATGDYHIDDHHTNEDVALALGTALLQALGDRKGINRFGDFSAPLDEALIHVALDLSGRPHLSFDLQIPTERVGTYDTQLVEHFFQSLVNTSGMTLHIRQLAGKNSHHIIEATFKAFARALRQATECDSRRHGSVPSSKGVLSRT
- the LOC113738254 gene encoding photosystem II D1 precursor processing protein PSB27-H2, chloroplastic-like isoform X2, which translates into the protein MASLTSVKMLLPTMPHSTGRHKASDQLRSWCFDRLSCEGASSRRELVLRCGGISIASCVMLNWVLTPSPAWAEEESNSPEDKDEGVVGAIKSLLDPNEKTKSGKVLPKAYLNSARDVVKTLRESLKEDPKDMVQFRRTADAAKEAIRDYINNWKGQKAVINEESYAMLEKAIRALANFYSRAGPSAPLPEEIKSEILGDLNTAEEFL
- the LOC113738254 gene encoding photosystem II D1 precursor processing protein PSB27-H2, chloroplastic-like isoform X1, whose translation is MASLTSVKMLLPTMPHSTGRHKASGENQLRSWCFDRLSCEGASSRRELVLRCGGISIASCVMLNWVLTPSPAWAEEESNSPEDKDEGVVGAIKSLLDPNEKTKSGKVLPKAYLNSARDVVKTLRESLKEDPKDMVQFRRTADAAKEAIRDYINNWKGQKAVINEESYAMLEKAIRALANFYSRAGPSAPLPEEIKSEILGDLNTAEEFL
- the LOC113738258 gene encoding small ribosomal subunit protein uS13z/uS13y/uS13x gives rise to the protein MALVANEEFQHILRIQNTNVDGKQKVMFALTSIKGIGRRFANIICKKADVDMNKRAGELSAAEIDNLMTIVANPRQFKIPDWFLNRQKDYKDGKYSQVVSNALDMKLRDDLERLKKIRNHRGLRHYWGLRVRGQHTKTTGRRGKTVGVSKKR